One genomic window of Candidatus Pseudobacter hemicellulosilyticus includes the following:
- a CDS encoding rhomboid family intramembrane serine protease, protein MLRENRYKRKILLGQDGNSLMLLLAILAIVFCLFKFMMVVYDMSDWGKAAYYTNILDWFRMPADLGKLGSRPWTPFTYMFIHDGVFHMLGNVIWLWAFGYIMQDLTGNGKIIPLFIYGGLAGAAFFLISYNLFPKLAPVAPFASLEGASAGVMAIVIATTTLAPNYRIFPMIYGGIPLWVLTLIFVVIDFAQIPVSNTGGHLAHLAGAAIGFVYVKQLQRGRDWAAWMTDFFSWVGNLFNPDKHNWKKTARQELHYNARGTTPFKKVPNITQKRIDEILDKINQQGYRYLTEEEKEILKRAAEDEEL, encoded by the coding sequence GTGCTGAGGGAAAACCGATACAAAAGAAAAATACTACTGGGCCAGGATGGCAATTCCCTGATGTTATTGCTGGCGATCCTGGCTATCGTATTCTGCCTCTTCAAATTCATGATGGTGGTTTACGATATGTCCGACTGGGGCAAGGCTGCCTATTACACCAACATACTGGACTGGTTCCGGATGCCTGCGGATCTGGGCAAGCTGGGCAGCAGGCCCTGGACGCCTTTCACCTACATGTTCATCCATGATGGCGTTTTCCATATGCTCGGCAATGTGATCTGGCTATGGGCCTTTGGGTATATCATGCAGGACCTCACCGGTAATGGCAAGATCATTCCCCTGTTCATTTACGGAGGACTGGCTGGCGCCGCCTTTTTCCTGATCAGCTATAACCTTTTCCCCAAACTGGCGCCCGTTGCCCCTTTCGCCAGCCTGGAAGGCGCCTCAGCAGGTGTGATGGCTATTGTAATAGCCACTACCACCCTGGCCCCCAACTACCGCATCTTCCCCATGATCTATGGTGGTATCCCACTCTGGGTGCTTACCCTCATTTTCGTGGTCATTGATTTTGCACAGATACCTGTCAGCAATACCGGCGGACACCTAGCCCACCTGGCTGGCGCTGCCATCGGTTTTGTATACGTGAAACAATTACAGAGAGGCCGCGACTGGGCCGCCTGGATGACTGATTTCTTCAGCTGGGTCGGCAATCTTTTCAATCCCGATAAGCACAACTGGAAAAAAACAGCCAGGCAGGAACTGCACTACAACGCACGCGGCACCACGCCTTTCAAAAAGGTTCCCAACATCACGCAGAAGCGCATCGACGAAATTCTCGATAAGATCAATCAACAGGGTTATCGCTACCTCACAGAAGAGGAAAAAGAGATCCTGAAACGAGCAGCTGAAGACGAAGAATTGTAA
- a CDS encoding YCF48-related protein: MQPAPLRYFFALSILLAPLLFSCGKDDDTEPPAPVTKDSVGAGWKAITRNENYTFLDLSFQDGAHGFAAGTVVAKTTDSGKTWQKLSLGQADPLARLSFMQFFSKERGYVLDAGVIYKTVDGGNTWTMHKYGTGQANTMFFLNEQTGFASSASGLYRTDDGAATWKQLDVKGRLVPGIFFLDSLNGWIGDMSTIQRTTDGGKTFQSQNVNTGVVFGLVFLDMDNGWAIDVKGRLWKTTDGGLNWQNIHSFKEGNTFGNLHFFDKDNGYVLYGKGIYKIANGGITITKELQLDESQSNLFADFYFTDRDHGWATTYSQLFFRFKR, encoded by the coding sequence ATGCAACCTGCCCCACTACGTTATTTCTTTGCTCTTTCAATCCTGCTCGCTCCCCTGTTGTTTTCCTGTGGTAAAGACGATGATACTGAGCCTCCCGCGCCTGTTACGAAAGATTCTGTTGGTGCTGGCTGGAAGGCTATCACGCGCAATGAAAATTATACCTTTTTAGACCTCTCCTTCCAGGATGGGGCCCACGGCTTTGCTGCGGGTACTGTTGTTGCCAAAACAACGGATAGCGGCAAAACCTGGCAAAAGCTGTCATTAGGACAAGCTGATCCCCTGGCGCGGCTTTCCTTTATGCAGTTCTTTTCCAAAGAGCGTGGCTATGTGCTGGATGCCGGCGTTATTTACAAAACTGTTGACGGAGGAAATACCTGGACAATGCACAAGTATGGTACAGGTCAGGCAAATACGATGTTCTTTCTGAATGAACAAACAGGTTTTGCTTCTTCTGCCAGCGGATTATACAGGACGGATGACGGGGCTGCTACCTGGAAGCAATTGGATGTGAAGGGCAGGCTGGTGCCAGGCATTTTCTTCCTGGATTCCCTGAATGGCTGGATCGGAGATATGAGTACCATTCAACGGACTACGGATGGTGGCAAAACCTTCCAGTCACAAAATGTGAATACAGGCGTAGTGTTCGGTCTTGTATTTCTTGATATGGATAATGGCTGGGCAATTGATGTCAAAGGGAGGTTATGGAAAACAACGGATGGGGGACTGAACTGGCAAAATATCCACAGCTTTAAAGAAGGCAATACTTTCGGCAACCTGCATTTCTTTGATAAGGACAATGGCTATGTATTGTACGGTAAGGGCATTTATAAAATTGCCAATGGCGGAATTACTATTACAAAAGAACTGCAACTCGATGAGTCGCAGTCCAATCTATTCGCAGATTTTTACTTTACAGACAGGGATCATGGCTGGGCCACTACCTACTCACAACTTTTCTTCAGGTTCAAACGATAA
- a CDS encoding RDD family protein — MENTIQPTNPTEDLLQDIEQEVYVPEFASTGARLANYLIDIVCFYIVYLGGLILVLSIAPADSSFSLFFQNINPWMDRLLTLLSYGCFMFLVEGFGKGRTLGKLITGTKAMHRDYPTFGWSDAFRRGMARMIPFDQLTGLTGHPWHDTLTQTMVVKVR; from the coding sequence ATGGAAAATACAATACAACCCACCAACCCAACGGAAGATCTCCTGCAGGACATTGAACAGGAAGTGTATGTCCCGGAGTTCGCCTCCACAGGCGCCCGTTTAGCGAATTACCTCATTGATATTGTTTGCTTTTACATTGTCTATCTCGGGGGATTGATCCTTGTCCTGAGCATAGCACCGGCCGACAGCTCCTTTTCGCTTTTCTTTCAGAATATTAACCCCTGGATGGACAGGTTGCTGACATTGCTCTCCTATGGCTGTTTTATGTTCCTGGTGGAAGGCTTTGGTAAAGGAAGAACGCTGGGCAAACTGATCACCGGTACAAAGGCGATGCACCGGGACTACCCGACCTTTGGCTGGAGCGATGCGTTCCGCAGGGGTATGGCCCGCATGATCCCCTTTGACCAGCTGACCGGTCTGACCGGACATCCCTGGCACGATACGCTGACCCAAACAATGGTAGTGAAAGTAAGGTGA
- the mnmD gene encoding tRNA (5-methylaminomethyl-2-thiouridine)(34)-methyltransferase MnmD, protein MERRIQPTADGSVTIAIPDAGITFHSLHGAIQESTHIFIEAAYRHLLATAAPAGPVCILEMGFGTGLNALLTLLEADSGRQQVEYSTVEAFPLEPAFLPQLNYCIQLQQAAYQPLFEQLHTGAWEQPVPVSPYFRFTKYQQTLEAFCRQAIAAAPAVDQPDADHRFHLVYFDAFAPISQPELWTEDSFRQLFLLMRPGGLLTTYCSKSIVRKAMQAAGFTIEKIPGPWGKREMVRASVPV, encoded by the coding sequence ATGGAACGCAGGATTCAACCCACAGCAGATGGATCGGTAACGATCGCTATTCCGGATGCAGGCATCACGTTCCATTCCCTGCATGGCGCCATCCAGGAATCCACCCATATATTCATAGAAGCCGCCTACCGGCATTTACTGGCTACCGCTGCGCCAGCAGGCCCTGTCTGTATCCTGGAAATGGGCTTTGGCACCGGCCTCAATGCCCTGCTGACCCTCCTGGAAGCAGACAGCGGCCGGCAGCAAGTGGAATACAGCACAGTGGAAGCTTTCCCGCTGGAACCGGCTTTTCTCCCCCAACTCAATTACTGCATTCAATTACAGCAAGCAGCTTATCAACCGCTGTTTGAGCAATTGCACACGGGTGCCTGGGAACAGCCTGTACCTGTAAGCCCTTATTTCCGCTTCACCAAATACCAGCAGACACTGGAGGCATTCTGCCGGCAGGCCATCGCCGCTGCCCCTGCTGTTGATCAGCCGGATGCTGATCACCGTTTCCACCTGGTTTATTTTGACGCCTTTGCTCCCATCTCCCAGCCGGAGTTATGGACAGAAGACAGTTTCCGGCAATTGTTCCTGCTGATGCGCCCGGGAGGGCTGCTCACTACCTATTGCTCCAAAAGCATTGTACGAAAGGCGATGCAGGCGGCGGGATTTACAATAGAAAAAATTCCGGGACCCTGGGGCAAACGGGAAATGGTCCGCGCCAGCGTGCCTGTATAA
- a CDS encoding endonuclease/exonuclease/phosphatase family protein, translating to MAFRKFTKRFFIITNVIIVALFLLACANAFLHPERWWFFAILGLAFPFLLLATGLFSLLWLLFRSRWIFLSLAALALGYTNIRALMAFHFSEPFKAEKEARAIRVLSWNVKWFDEQTKEDKGRESNRQAMLDFIRESDADILCFQEYFEPTGHASYNNSRELARMGYPYCFKVVDFSRPKNYEVGVAIFSRFPITDSLRVRYNTPIVNRAAESLIACTINVEGQDIRVFTTHLQSVLLQKKDYRDLAIIRKAEDSMMEASRSIVRKLKQGYQMRGGQVDTVRSLLDKSQLPEVICGDYNDVPNSYTYFRIRGDRQDAFVEKSSGLGRTFATISSTLRIDYIMADRRFEVLQYKRHLLPYSDHYPVVADLRLAAAQ from the coding sequence ATGGCCTTCCGGAAGTTCACCAAGCGATTTTTCATTATTACCAACGTCATCATAGTGGCGTTGTTCCTGCTGGCCTGCGCCAATGCTTTCCTGCATCCCGAACGCTGGTGGTTCTTCGCTATCCTGGGCCTGGCTTTTCCATTCCTGCTCCTGGCCACAGGATTATTCTCGCTTTTATGGCTCCTGTTCCGCTCCCGCTGGATATTCCTTTCCCTGGCAGCCCTGGCACTGGGTTATACCAATATCCGGGCGCTGATGGCTTTTCATTTTTCCGAACCTTTTAAAGCCGAAAAAGAAGCCCGGGCCATCCGTGTGCTGAGCTGGAATGTGAAATGGTTTGACGAGCAGACCAAGGAAGACAAGGGCAGGGAAAGTAACCGGCAGGCCATGCTGGATTTTATCCGGGAGTCCGATGCCGATATCCTCTGCTTCCAGGAATATTTTGAACCTACCGGTCATGCCAGTTATAATAACAGCAGGGAATTAGCCCGCATGGGTTATCCATACTGCTTCAAAGTGGTGGATTTTTCACGCCCCAAAAACTACGAAGTTGGGGTAGCTATCTTCTCCCGTTTCCCTATTACCGATTCTCTGCGCGTACGCTATAATACACCTATCGTGAACAGGGCCGCAGAAAGCCTGATTGCCTGCACCATTAACGTGGAAGGCCAGGATATCCGGGTATTCACCACGCACCTGCAATCCGTGCTGCTGCAGAAAAAAGACTACCGGGACCTGGCTATTATCCGCAAAGCGGAAGACAGTATGATGGAAGCTTCCCGGTCCATTGTCCGCAAACTGAAACAGGGCTACCAGATGCGCGGCGGCCAGGTAGATACCGTGCGCAGCCTGCTGGACAAAAGCCAGCTGCCGGAGGTCATCTGCGGCGATTACAATGATGTACCCAATTCCTACACCTATTTCCGGATCCGGGGCGACCGCCAGGATGCCTTTGTGGAAAAGAGCAGCGGTCTGGGGCGGACCTTTGCCACTATCTCCTCCACCCTCCGGATAGATTATATCATGGCGGACCGCCGTTTTGAGGTGTTGCAGTACAAACGGCACCTGCTACCCTATTCTGACCATTATCCCGTGGTGGCCGATCTGCGGCTCGCCGCCGCTCAATAA
- the cysS gene encoding cysteine--tRNA ligase, translating into MSELKVLNSYTRQKEVFMPITPGHVGMYVCGPTVSGESHLGHARPFITFDVVYRYLLHLGYKVRYVRNITDAGHFEEEGRQAEDKISTKAVLEKLEPMELVQKYTNLFHWAMNQFNNLEPSIEPTATGHIVEQIEMIKKIMEAGYAYAANGSVYFDVKKYAETYPYGKLSGRILDEQLETTRELDGQDEKRNKQDFALWKAAPPEHIMRWASPWGPGFPGWHIECSAMSTKYLGAEFDIHGGGMDLQFPHHESEIAQSTVCNKEVPARYWLHNNMITVNGKKMGKSYNNQIKLTEMFDGSHPLLEQAYSPMTIRFFILQTHYRSTLDFGNEALQAAEKGLKRIWEAYEHLKRMEVLREPAQDNKATDPELDAKVNAQLSELDEFMNDDFNTAKVLANLFELVPVINSIKDRHLPANVLAPDTLERLQQYFENYLENIFGLRSETQQDDGKLNGVLDLLIDIRKEARTRKDYATSDKIRNQLQELGILLKDEKDGSVGYSFL; encoded by the coding sequence ATGAGTGAGCTGAAAGTCCTGAATTCTTACACGAGGCAAAAAGAAGTGTTTATGCCCATCACGCCCGGGCACGTGGGGATGTATGTCTGCGGACCAACCGTAAGCGGGGAAAGCCACCTGGGCCATGCCCGTCCCTTTATCACCTTTGACGTAGTATACCGTTACCTCCTGCACCTGGGATACAAAGTGCGGTATGTGCGCAATATTACCGATGCCGGCCACTTTGAAGAAGAAGGCAGGCAGGCGGAAGACAAGATATCTACCAAGGCCGTCCTGGAAAAGCTGGAGCCCATGGAGCTGGTACAGAAATATACCAACCTCTTTCACTGGGCCATGAACCAGTTCAATAATCTGGAGCCCAGCATTGAGCCCACGGCTACCGGTCATATTGTAGAGCAGATTGAAATGATCAAAAAGATCATGGAAGCCGGTTATGCCTATGCCGCCAATGGCTCCGTGTACTTTGACGTAAAAAAATATGCAGAGACCTATCCCTACGGTAAGCTGAGCGGCCGGATCCTGGACGAGCAACTGGAAACCACCCGCGAACTGGATGGCCAGGATGAGAAAAGGAACAAGCAGGATTTTGCTCTCTGGAAAGCAGCCCCGCCGGAACATATCATGCGCTGGGCAAGCCCCTGGGGACCAGGTTTTCCCGGTTGGCATATTGAGTGCTCTGCCATGAGCACCAAATACCTGGGCGCTGAATTCGATATTCATGGCGGTGGCATGGACCTGCAGTTCCCGCACCATGAAAGTGAAATTGCCCAGAGTACCGTTTGCAACAAGGAAGTACCGGCCCGTTACTGGCTGCACAATAACATGATCACGGTGAACGGTAAGAAGATGGGCAAGAGCTATAACAACCAGATCAAGCTCACTGAAATGTTTGATGGTTCCCATCCTTTGCTGGAGCAGGCCTACAGTCCCATGACCATTCGTTTCTTCATACTGCAAACCCATTACCGCAGTACGCTGGACTTTGGCAATGAAGCCCTGCAGGCTGCCGAGAAAGGGTTGAAACGCATATGGGAGGCTTACGAGCACCTGAAGAGGATGGAAGTGTTACGGGAACCTGCACAGGATAATAAAGCCACCGATCCGGAACTGGATGCCAAAGTGAATGCACAGCTCAGCGAGCTGGATGAATTCATGAATGACGACTTCAATACGGCAAAGGTCCTGGCCAATCTGTTTGAGCTGGTGCCGGTGATCAATTCCATCAAGGACAGGCACCTGCCGGCCAATGTGCTGGCGCCCGATACGCTGGAACGTCTGCAGCAGTATTTTGAAAATTACCTGGAGAACATCTTCGGGCTGCGCAGCGAGACCCAGCAGGATGATGGCAAACTGAATGGCGTACTGGACCTGCTGATAGATATCCGCAAAGAAGCCAGGACCCGGAAGGATTATGCCACTTCCGACAAGATCCGCAACCAGCTGCAGGAGTTGGGCATCCTGCTCAAGGATGAAAAAGACGGGTCTGTAGGTTACTCTTTCCTGTAA
- a CDS encoding DNA-3-methyladenine glycosylase 2 family protein translates to MSYTIHLSKDKKISKLINAQEPLLLKKRKKICIYLIASIMSQQLSVKVADVIYKRFLALYGGKEPTAQQVLDTPLETLRSIGLSNAKTSYVHNVARFALERGMEAAVLNKMSDEEVIIYLTEIKGVGRWTVEMLLMFALGREDVFALDDLGLQNAMIGLYKLDRSDKKLFREKLLTISNKWSPYRTYAALHLWRWKDNSPAK, encoded by the coding sequence ATGTCCTATACCATTCACCTCAGCAAGGATAAAAAGATCAGCAAGCTGATCAATGCGCAGGAGCCCCTGTTGCTGAAGAAACGGAAGAAGATCTGTATCTACCTGATAGCTTCCATCATGAGCCAGCAGCTGTCTGTTAAAGTGGCGGATGTCATCTACAAACGTTTCCTGGCCCTTTATGGGGGCAAAGAGCCTACGGCGCAGCAGGTGCTGGACACTCCCCTGGAAACACTGCGGAGTATTGGTCTCTCCAATGCAAAGACCAGCTATGTACACAATGTGGCCCGCTTTGCTTTGGAGAGAGGTATGGAGGCTGCGGTACTCAATAAGATGAGTGATGAAGAAGTGATTATTTATCTCACCGAAATTAAAGGCGTGGGCCGGTGGACGGTGGAGATGCTGCTGATGTTTGCTTTGGGCCGGGAAGATGTATTTGCCCTGGACGACCTGGGCCTGCAGAATGCCATGATCGGGCTGTACAAGCTGGACCGCAGCGATAAGAAGCTATTCCGCGAAAAACTGCTGACCATCTCCAATAAATGGAGCCCCTACCGGACCTATGCCGCCCTGCACCTCTGGCGCTGGAAGGACAACAGTCCGGCGAAGTAG